Part of the Equus caballus isolate H_3958 breed thoroughbred chromosome 5, TB-T2T, whole genome shotgun sequence genome is shown below.
atgtggaagataaacaaacacaaggataaagagaacagaatagtggttactggaggggactggggttgaggggtgggcaaaagCGGTAAAGGGGCATgcatgtatggtgacggataaaaattagactactggtggtgagcacaatgcagtctacatagaaattgataaataataatgtacacctgaaattacacaatgttataaacctttCTGATTTCagtgaaataattgaaaagaataaTATGGGAGTCTGGGTGCAGCTATATGGGAACTGTCTATACTGTCTTCTCAACTTTCCCatgaatctaaaactgttctaaaaactAAAGTCTGTGTGTTTAAAAAGTGACCATGTATTGTGTACTcacaacatgccagacactgctTTACACACACCCACATTTAATCCTACGCCCTGTGGCATGAATACTAATAGGACGTCCATTCTGCACATGAAGAAAATGAGTttagagaggttgagtaacttttcTAAGTGTCAAACCCTAATTTGTCTGTTTTCAAAACCTTTGtctttattgtaattttttttccctaaaatgagGAGagtttttttgttataaaaaaatacatgctcttattttgtaaaaaacataatttttggtAAGTGTAGACAATCTTATATCAAACTCTGATCTTTCCTTCTAGTTTTTTCCTAATACAGTCAATTCTTGAGTAGCCTTTTTGAAAATGCACCCCCTCTTGTCCACGCACCCCACCTCCCCTGAAGCACTGTGTGGAAAGCCCTGTGCCAGGCTCAGGAACAGAGAAGTTATCTGCAGGGCCATCCATGGTGACCATAAAGTTCGATTCAGGATGAAAGTAAAATGGGGTGGGGGAGCAGAATAGGATCCGCAGTTGGCAGGAGTGAGAGGCTGGACAGGGCTTCATAAAAAATGGGAGTCTGCGCTTGGGGATCCCATGCTGGCAGTGGGTTCCCTCCCATCAGAAGGCCAAAGCAGGCCCCATGGTCCTAGGCTAGCCCAGGCCTGGGCATGGCCAAGGCTGATCCAGAGCTGACTGTTGCTGTCTTGATACATAGGTGCCCCAACCCCCTCCTAGCCTTCTTAGTGCCAGCCAAGGCCAGAGGTTGGGATGAGGGGTGGTGGGAAGTGGGTTCTTCTCCCTGGAGAAACTCAGAGCCTCCTGCTAGGGCATGAATTAGGGTAATTTTCCCAGTTCTGGACAGTGACCCTGCAGGTTGCCATGGGAAGGAAAGGGTCTGATTTCCTCAGCTGCGTTAACCAATAGGCAAACAAGCAAGCAGGCAGAGGCTCCCACAGCTCCAGTCCTGTCGCCACGCTCCTCCCCCAGGCCCGGGACCAAGGGTGGCTCTGTGTCTGTCCCTTTTTCTGCAGGAGTCTTGCCCTTGTCCTTCAGGGAAGTGTgccccttctaagttgttgatATTAAGTCAGGCGCTATAACCGGTATTGTACCAGGCACACAGTGGGGCTTCCCCAGTCTCTGTATCCTTTAGTCTATGGGACCCCGGTTGAAAGCTTACAGCGGAGAGAGGGGCCGAGAGCTGGGTTCTAGTTATAGCTCTGCCAGCCTTGCTGGGTGGGCTTTGAAAGTCACTTCCATATCTGGACCTTCATTTTCTTATCCATTAAGTCAGGGGTTTGGATCAGCTGGCTTCTAAGTTATTTCTAGTGCTGACTCCTGGTTTGATGGAACCTTGGAGAGCTCCACAAAGACCACAGCCTGGTGGCTCCAGGGCTCTGACTCTCCATTTACCTGCTACTCCCCCCGCAGATGAAGTCAGGTTCCTCCTCCCCACAGGGCAGCTGGAGCCTGGGGCCCAGCCCCTTCCAGCTACAAcctgctgcctcttcctccactctctcccttcctccttgctGCCCTCTTTACTTCTGCCCCGCCAAGAATTCCCAGATGCTCTTCCATGCAGGTTTCTGGAACTGGACTCCTGACCACAGCCCCCCTGGCCTCCCCTGTCCTCCTGCTGCCTAGTCTGTGTCTCTGGTGCATTAGAATGGCTCAGAGAAATTATTCACGGGTAACTTCAGACCACTGTCCTGCACCTTTGGGCTCAGCCTACACCAAGCCTTGACCACCGCTTTGCATCCTCGGGCTTTCACTGACGTCTGTCCTGAGGTCTCTGAGACACCCTGCTCACAGCAGCCGGTTCCCTGCCCCCTGCTGCGCTATTCTGGCATCCACAGTGAGGCCCCTCCAGTAACCTGGCTTCCTAGATCCTTGACCACAGTGTTCCCAAGTCTAACaactcttcctgcctcctccttggCTGGCTTCTCCCACAACCCTCATGATTTCTGGGAGACTTTACCTTCCAAACAGAAAAATCTGGTGTTCCATTTTCTGTTCCCTGGTTCTGTTTTCCCAATCCTTCTCCTGTTCTGTCTTTTGCAGAAACTGGTTTTTGTTCTCATTATGTTCCCGAGGTTCCAGATCCTTCCAGAAATTCCTGGGAGAGTATCTCGGTATCTCGCTGTTGGCTTCCTCTGCCTCTCGGGAATCCCTTTGAAGTATTCAGGCCCTTAAAGAAAATAAGGGGCTTTCACATACGTTACCATGCTGGCATTCTAACTCCTAGCCTTTGGGTCCACCTCCCTCACAAGGTTGTTAAGTCTTTGAGAGCGAGGGTTCTGGTGTTTACTCGTCCCTGGATATGAGAGACATCTAATAAACGCTTGCAGCATAATATGTGGGTGACTTGGTTTTGATGGAATCAATGTCTGGACTATTGTTTCCTGTAATTAAGAAGTTGTGCAATAAGGTAGAATGCAGAGAAGGTAAAAAAGGAAGTGAGGAGGTGTGAAGGTGATAGGGAGATGGAGGAAGACTCCTGCGGGTGAAAGGCATCCCTGGCATTATCAGAGTGCGTGCTGCCCCCTTGTGGCCACCTGCATCAGGACAGCCTGCGGCGTTACTGCCTTCTCTATCTTTTCGTTATGGACTCTTTCACGCTTGAAAAATTATTGAGTATCCAcggagcttttgtttatgtgggatacataaacaaaataactGTTACATCTTTTAACATTAAcaatattagaaatattaaaattttacagtACTTATTAATTCACTTAAAGTAGTAAACCCATTATAtattaatgcattttttaaacgAAAAATAATTATATGCTCCCAAAAGAAGCTACTGAAAAGAGTgacataacttttaaaatttttgcacaTCTGTTTAAAAGAAGACAGCTGGGTTTTCATATCTAATTCGGCATTCAGTGTGTTGTATATGTTGTTTCCGttgaagaaatgcaaagaatcCAGCCTCATACAGATACGTAGTTGGAAAGGGGAGGAATATATTAATAGTCTTTAGAAGTCATTGTGGGTAGTCTTCTTTGATAACCCACCAAAACTCAGCAAGTGGaagttttttaaagattagttGCAATAtagaatctgaaaccatatcaaggAATCCTTGGGGTCTATCACGAAATTTGAAAGCATCTTTTATCCGGGCGTGATTTTATAACTTCAcctattggtcatttggaaaacacTGTTTAACTGAGTTATCCACATCTTCCAAATGCAGACACATTTCTCTATCTAACATGTACACACAAAATCACATTTATTAACACCACCATTGATCAcgtcagaaaagtctttaagcaTTGGGAGGCTGTCAACTTATGGTAGTAGacacaaattttccaaaattctaatctATGCTTGAAAGCTCCAATTTTATTATGCTAACAAATCTCatttgttgttttccttaaaGTGAAGTTTCACTCTGTTCATTTTTGAGAAGATGTCTGCTACCTGTACCCTAGCATGAATATCCACAGTTGGGCTATTATTTGTTCCTTCAAGTAAAAAGTATGTTCCATGAAAAAAGTAGCTAGTCCAGCTCTGTTGACTCCATcacacaagtgcttttccttgagACGACCATGGTTGAGGTCTAATAAAATGAACACTTTTCACTACTTCATCAAGAACATTctcaaataaaacttttttttctttttggaagaatCCACTGTGAGGAATGCAGTGATGGCTTGCACAGTTTGGGGTCACCACCTTGGCTCTTGCTAAGACACTCGCAGTTTTACCCACTGTTGATTTTGTGTCACAGTGTAAGTATCAGCAGTGATGAAGAGGAGGACCCGGGGAGTCTTGGTTTGCAGGGAGCTTCCTGTGGTGGGTGGTTCAGGGTATATTGTTCTGGAAATAGCGTTGACCTCAATGGCCCAGGTTCCCCGGACCActctttgagaatcactgccttaGGCGATGCATTACTTGAAGCACACATGTGTGCCcacctgcttttcttttcctttccttcttttccacaGGAGACCTCTTGGAAGAAGCCAGCATGCTGTGGAGCCTCAGGCCCGAGTGAGGAGTGAGGTGGGGATGCTCAGGAAGGGAGCTGCTCTGGCAGAAAGAGGTGAgagagggctggggagggtgagCAGGGCCTAGTCATTCATAACCTAGCAGGTCCTGTTAGGATTTTAGTCCTAAGTGCACAGAACCAGAGAGGGACAGCCACACTGAACTCTTCCTCCCTTCTGATGCCCTCATCCAGAACAGGCGTTTGCCTCAGGGAGCCTCTCGGCCTGTTAGTCCCTAAGAATTTGTTGGTCTCGGGATGGGGCCCCAGGTTCTACTTGCTTTCTCTTCACTCAGAAAGCCACCACCCAGTCTCTCCCTGCGCTTCCTATTCTCCAAGCCTCTCTGCAGAAGGGAACCACTCTCCTCAGCTCCCTGACTTGATGCCCCGAAGCCGAGCCCCTAGGCCTTCTCATTGTTAGAGTTTTACTACCAGGCAGGATGGAGAGACCGCAGAGGCATGGAAAAGCAGAGCAAGTCACAAGGTTCGGGAATGCTACATGTGCCTACAGAATTGGTCCCCAGGCTTCAGTTCTTCATCTCATCCATCTCTGTCTCCAGGGCTGCCCCACTTGCACCCTTGCCCCTGGACAAGCTCACGAACCTCCCTGCTCTCCTCACACTGCTCCTGGGcctttctttccagccctgggcctgggtgGATCGACTCGAGAGAATAGTAGGCTGAACTGGCATATTCGAGGGGTCCCTTCGAGGGGGCTTTTCTGGGGACTCTGGGGCTGAGGGTGAGACTGAAGCTCCACTCAGGGCACCCTGTGTGGATTTGGGGCATTCCCTCAGAAAGGGCCATCCAGCAGTCTCAGGAGGCTGTCTCCCCCATGCTGGGAGGTGAGAGCCCCGGCAGGTCCCTGTGGAGGCACATGGCCTACTGCACGTGTGGAAAGTGTCATGTGGAGTTTCCCCTGTGGAGATTCAAGGACTCAGGGAGACCAGAGCTGCAGACTGTGGAACATGTTGGGTGATGACGCTAATGTGGCATTGAGCTGGGAGTGGGCAAGGGGCTGGAGATCCTGGTTTGTAGGAAGCATCCTGAGTGGGTGACAGAATGATGctgagctgggggtggaggaTGAATGGGCCAGCCGGCCACAGGGTCAGAATAAGTTCTAGTGGTGACGACACATTGTGTGCTGCCTCCTGGAATGTCCCTTTCTCTTGCTCTGCCTCCATCCTGCCCCTGCTGGTGACCCAGGTGGAAGGGGACGTGTGGGGCAGGGCGTTGGTGAGTGACCTCCACCCACAGTCTTCGCACTCCTAGAGCAGATCTGTCTCCACAGGGAGCAAGTCTCCAGATGTTGGGACACTACCCCAGGTGCCTCAGGCACCTCCAGGTTGGCCGGGCTTCCAGAGGGCTGGGGACGAGGAAGGAGCTCAGGGAGCATTGGGCAATCTCGTCCTTTCCCAGGGAGGAGGTACCTGGGCTTATTCACAGGGCGAGTCCCTTGCTCTCAGCCTGAGTCTGTCTCACTGAGTTCCTCTCGGTGGTGTGGACAACACTGGCTCGGAGCTTCAGAACTCtgcccttctcttcttctctaccTTTCGTTAGGGATCCTGGgctttccccttctctctggAAAGCCAGAGCCCCAGTGTTCCTTCCCAGGGAGGGAGTGCCCTCCAGTGCGCGGGAGAGTGAAGGCCAGAGGAGGCTGCAACTGGagaagggcagggccagggccaagtCTGTAAGGGAGGAACTGCCAGCCAATGAGGGGCGAGCCGCCTGCACCCTGACCTTTGAGTCTGGGACAGCACGGGACCCACAGGTACTTCTGGGGTGAGTGTGAGTGTGTTTCTTCTTGAGAAGCCCTCTCCCATCAGAGGGACAGGATTCTGCCAGGTGGGGTGTTAAGATCAGGAAATGTCCTAGGCCCCAGACCTGGGGCACTCCCAGTCCTGTACTCCCTCAGCTCACCCTGTCCCCCCCTGGGAAGGAGTTCTCTGTACTAGACCCATCCATGTGCCTTTGGATTTCTTGGTCCTGGTATTCCTGGATCTTGCAGTCTCCTCTTTAAGAGTGGGGATCAGCGATCCTACATTGCAGGGttagtgtgaggattaaataagactgAATGTGCCAATGTCCACACaggccttgcacatagtaggcactcaatgaaaTCAAGTTGCCCAGGGAAAGAGGATGAGGGTGTTTCCCCATCCGATGACCACCTGAGATGTGCTGGGGACCAGAGAAGCCTGGCCAGGTGCTGGCCTCCAGGAGACCCACAGTGTGGCAGGGAGCCAGACAGGGGTGCTGTGCAGTAAGATGGCTGTCCCATTTGAAGAGTGATCACAGGTGGGTTAACTGTCAGCCTCTCTTCCAGGGCTGTCTCTACACTCTCCCTGTCGGTGTCCTGGGACCACGTGAGGATGCTGCTGTGGCTCCGTGTCTTTTCCGTTCTGGGTCTCGGGGTCTGGGGTAAGTTTTCCTTCTTAGATCAGAGAGTAACTGAGAAGGATCATCCTAAAGTCTCATAATAGGAATTCTTTAAATGCTTGCTCTCTCTCAGGGACAAAGAATAGCTTTGCATTTAGAACTTAGGACTGCGAGTCCATAGActggggttcaaatccttgcCTCTCCTCCAGCAAAGATTTCAAACAAGTTATTCAACTCTTTCACCCCTAATTTTCCCACATGACAATTCAGACAAAGTTATGATCTCCCAagcttgttgtgagggttaaatgcaATAATGCACATGAAAGACTTTGCATTTGGGCAATGGGAACAATGATCTTATTTGTATTATTATCATGTCAACCAGAGTCAGCCTATGACTGGGGTTTGTGCTTGTCACTAAGAAAAAGTTCCTTGGGGGTAGGATGTCATTCCCATGGTCCCTCCCACAGGAGCGTGGGCATAGCAAGTGCCCCCCAAATCTATCCCCTCCAGAACAACTGACTTGGTTTGCGCAAGTTGTTCTGATCCCTTCTGCACATAGTCTCGCCTGTAGCTTCCATTAGGTAAATCCACACGAGAGAGGATGTGGTGGTTGAAGTGTCTGGATGCATTTCCAggttggctgttttttttttttttgccgattGTGTGTATAGATACAGCTGATGAGTAAAGGACAATATTTCCGACTCCCTACCCTTGGCTATTTGACTGTATTCCTGGGGGATAACTTAGGGTTGGTGTTGGAGAAAACCACGCCACGTGCTGCTATTGGAGGTGGTCCTCTGGTCAGCCTGGAGGTCAGCCTCCTGAGAGGGCTTGGGGATCTGGGAAGGCAGACGGGTTGTGGAGAGTAGGTGGCCACTTCTGGCCTGAGCCTGTGCCCCTGAGATGGCTCATTCTAGGGCTCTCTGAGGATTGATGCCGAGTGGAATATTCCTTTGCAGGTGATTCCCCCTGGGATGCAACACGAGCTAAACGCATGTCAGAGGGGCTTCGGTACCTGTTTGGCAACATCACCCAGCTCATTGAAAAAGGCAAACTCGGTGTCAATGGTGAGGAGGCCTGAAGACTGGCTGGAGTTTCTCATGTGATCAGAAGTGTTGCTCAGATCTGACAGCCACTTGTGGCTGGGATGGGGGCAGATGGGGCTGAGATGCAGAGAGGTGCACTGGCAAACCACCTGCACAGATGGCCATGGGCCTTGGGGGCTGGAGGTGGTGCTGGGAGGGATCCGAAACCCAGGAAAGGGAGAGGTAGCCTCTGCCTCACAGGTCCCCCAACCTGGGGGCGAGTAGAAGTGAAATGAGGATGTGGAAGTGAGAAGAGGAGGGCTGCCCCCTGGCTGAAGACCTCTTCCTAGGGCTCTCTCACCACCATGGGGCAGACACAGTCTAGAAGGCTTGTATGGCCCAGGGGCCTAATGCGGCAGCAATGGGACAAGATGCACTCCCCTGTGATTCTGCTACAGATATCTCCACTGTGGTCTCTCGCAAGGAGTGGGGGGTGGAAGCTGTTGGCTGTGGCACACACCTGACCTCTCCAGTGAATTTTCTTGTCACGCACCACGTCCCTGGACTGGAGTGTCACAACCAGACTATCTGTAGTCAGAGGCTGCGGGAACTGCAGGCCCATCATGTGCACAACAACAGCTGGTGTGACGTGGCCTACAAGTAAGAGGCTGGGCTGGAGGCACGTGGAAGCACGTGGTCAAAGCTTCTCCTTAGGGTgtttctctcattccttcttatcactgttttcctcattttccagTTGAGGTTATATGGGGTTTGTAgtgaataaaacagtaaaaaactctttaaaattcCAAATCCTTTGGAATTTTTATGAGGTCCTTGACTCTGAGATCTCCtaaaaggaagcaaggaaggttAAGTAATAACTATACTTTCTGCTTGCCTCTCCCCTGCCACACAGCACATGGCAGGTTACCAATGACTTCCATGCGCATGAGTGCGTTTGCTCCACCGACGATGTGTGAGGTTGTAGGGCAGGTGTTACTGTCCCCATGCTGTGGGCGATGGGACCAAGCTCAAAACTGGTTCTTTGCCCATCGCCTGTCCCACCACACTGCACGAAGGCGCTTTCACCTGGGTGAGGCATCTCATACCCCAGAGGTCACTCTCGTAGACCATTTTGGTGCCTAGGACCACATACCCTTGGCCCATCTCTGACTTCCGCTAGGGTGGATAGCTCCTGTGCGTGGTGATGGCTTTCTGCCACAAGTCCCCACtgcatctctctcttttctgcttcaggCTTTCATTCAAGACTCTGAGAGTGAAGGGGAGTTAAGGCCCCCCGGGGAGCAGGAGTTGTATATAACTTCCTTAGACCCAAGTCCTTCTAAGGGGCAATTCTAAGGTGCATACACATGGTTACTTGGAAGGTCACGTGTCGGCAGAGGGACTGAGACCCAGGTGGCCATGGTGAAGCCAGCTCAGTTCCACCCACTTTGTTCCACTCACTCTCCTTGTTCCCTCACTCTGACTTCAAGGGATCCCTTCCTGAATAAACTTTGGGCATCCGTGTCCTTGTCTGAGGCTCTCCTTCCTGGGAAGTCTATGTAAGACAGTCACCCTGGCAGGGAGAAACCACATGAACAGGCTGCGTGGAGATTACACGGGCAGTATGCAttttggaggaaggaggaggccaTGTTTGAGGAAATGTGAAAGCTGAGAAGAAGCTTACATTGTGTGGTTGGGTTTGTGTTAGTTACTGTGGAGGCTCCAGgacctcttctccttctgagtgTGCAGGATGACTTATATAAAACCCTGGCATTTGAacaagggagggaggtggggagcatAGGGGTGGGTGCTTCTGAATTCTCAGGATGAGTATAAGTGACTTGGTCTTTCCGTCATCTGGGATGAGTCCATGCCAATTCTCTTTAGGGAATGTGGCTGGAGCCCTTCTCCCTTTGGAGGCTGGGTAAGGGGTTCCTCTTGCAGGGATGTGCCATGTGCCAGCCACTAAACCTGTATTACCCTGCCCCACAGCTTCCTGGTTGGGGACGATGGCAGAGTGTATGAAGGTATTGGCTGGGACATCCAAGGCATGCACACCCAGGGCTACAACAACATCTCCCTGGGCTTTGCCTTCTTCGGCACCAAGGAAGGTAATGGTCATCTCAGCTGTCCCTTCTCGGAAGAGTTATCTACTTCTTTGTCTCCAGACTGTCTCCTCACCCTTCTCATACTTCCCTGATGATCCACTCTCTCCTGGAATTCTCCTCTCCCCTGACTTCCATGAATGGCGTTAGTGGTCCTCCTCCTACTGCTCTGGGATCCCTCTGCGGCATCTGTAGCAGAATCCTTTTCCTCTGGCCATCTCACAGTGCAGGTGCTAGCCAgtcttctccccacagccttaTTCTCCTCCCACTCTCATCTTGGAAGGATCACTTCAGCTCTCACTTTTGTGTCAATGACTATCACATATTCCTCTCTAGCTCTATCACTTCTGTAGCGCCAGGCTGTGCTTTCTTATTTCCTGCTAGGAGcctctccttccatctttctcACTCCAAGATTTTCTATGCAATTATTAAAAACCACTTGAGGGCTCTGATCCCTGAGTCCCTTCCGCTTTCTTCTAGTCTCATTGTGGCCCCACTCCACCCTCATCCTACATACATACTCCAGGACCATCCATTGACTTTCTGCACCCTTGACTGGTAACAAAGCTCTTGCACATCTAGTTTCTCATTGTCCCCTGACAATACCCTTTGAGATGGTCCAGAGAAATTTCATGGTCACTAAGACACAAAGGTACAGCCTGAGTTTCAGAGAGGTGGGTGACCCAGGTGACACAGCTGTAAGGAGAGGAATCAGAGCATGAGCCTATATCTTCCATTTCCATCTCCAGGGTGGTTTCCAGGACACCAGAAGACTCTTTGTGTTCAGCTTGGTTTGTTTTCATGACCACTCTTTGCCTCCTGGGCATCACCTTGTTAGCTGTGGAACCTTGAGCATGTTATTTCCTAGAGGCTCAAGTTGCTCTTTGTGAGCGATGGGGTTAACAATAGAATCTACCTCAGAGGGTTGTGGTGTAGATTAAAGAAGTTAATGCAGGTAAAGAGACCAGCATGTGCCTGGAAGGGCCTCTACTGATGGGAAACCCTGACCCGGTCAGGTGGGTGCCCTTGAGCATGACACCGCCTTCCAGCTGttccacagagacagagagaaagaggatgaaTGAGATCTTGGTGGGTCATTGGGAAAAGTCTTCGCCTTGGGCCACCGAGTCTCTGTCTAAGTGGGTCTTTGACTCTCAGGCTTTCCGACCTGGGGGATGAGCCTATTCCCCTGCAACAGCTATGCAGGGGTTGGCAAGGCATCCCATCCTTTCCCACAGCCCCCTGAAACTCAGGCCAGACCAAGGTTTCCCACAGATCACCTTTTTCCAGGCCAcagtcccagccctgctgccctgtCAGCCATGGAAGGCCTGATCTCCTCTGCTGTCCGGAAGGGCCACCTGTCATCTCTGTATGTTCAGCCACTTCTTGTGAAAGGTGAGGACTGCCTGGCCCCTCTGCAGAAGGCAAGTCCAAAGAAAGGTAAGGCCTTCAGGCCCGCTGGGCCTCCCTCCAGAGTCCCCGCCACCAACTTCCAAACACCATGGGAGTGACCCTTCCAGTCAGGCTACCATTGGATTCATTTTGACAGGCAAATGGTCACCTAGCTCTCTGAAACTTTAGGACTGGCAAACCTCGAGTGGGACCTTTCAGGTCATGTCTTTATCCTTCATATTCCTAGAATGATAGAGCCATGCACTATCTCTGGTGTAATATATGTGCACTAACTTCTTCAATCATTCAACAATCatctactgagcacctgctaGTCACTGAGGATATTCCAAGGAAGGAAAGACACGGGAACAGTGGCCCCATGGAGTTTCAATCTAGAGGGAGAGAAggacaataaagaaataaacaagtgaaatatTTGGTATGTTTTATAGTGAAAAGTGCTGTGGAGGAAAAAAGAACCATGGAGAGGGATGGGATATATGAACACACAAGCACAAACGCACATCTTTCTGAACACAAAAACTAGAACAATGCTGATAGACTGAAGTGCTTAAGTCACTGCTTACACTGAATTCAGAGGAAGATTTTAACATAATTTAGGTAATAAAAAGCAGATAAAAGGTAGATTTTGGGTTTAACACGCAGGAACATCAAAATCAGTATAATTAATGAGCACTTACAGCCTTTTCTGGGGCTTAATAAAGTTGTAAAGAAAATTAACTCTATTATATTAAAGCTCTGAGTAAACTTGATCTCTGCCTTTGGATTGGTGCCATCTTTCAATATTAATAACTGCTTACTTTGAAAGAGAATTTTGTGGACTATAAGTAACTTTCAAAGACATGTCTTCAGATGAAAATTCAGCTGATTTCTCCAAAAGGCTCTGTTCCActtgtacacatgcacacacacacacacacacacgagacaATCCTGCAGATAAATAAGCACACCATGCTCTTGGAATAAAGCATCCATGTCCCCTCAGGATCAACATTCCCACTGTCCTCTGGGTTCTATTTTTTGGGTTATAACCCACAGGTTTATGGTTCCTGCCTCTTGAGTCCAATCCCTCTATGCAGACTTACGCTGTTCCCAGGTGGGCTGTTCTGAGAGCTGCTGGGATCTCTCGAATTCCACAGTCAGGGTCAGGTCAGGATGCCCAGAGGGTGGTGAGGATGTTCAGTAGTAAGGTGGTGACAAGGGTGGGCAAAATGAATCCTCACGTCCATGTTTTCCTGCCCCACCACAGCTTGCCCCTACATTGTCCCTCGGTCTGATTGGGAGGCCAGGGAGACCCACTGCCCCAAGATGAACCTCCCGGCTAAGTACGTCATCATCATCCACACCTCTGGG
Proteins encoded:
- the PGLYRP4 gene encoding peptidoglycan recognition protein 4 isoform X2; translation: MLLWLRVFSVLGLGVWGDSPWDATRAKRMSEGLRYLFGNITQLIEKGKLGVNDISTVVSRKEWGVEAVGCGTHLTSPVNFLVTHHVPGLECHNQTICSQRLRELQAHHVHNNSWCDVAYNFLVGDDGRVYEGIGWDIQGMHTQGYNNISLGFAFFGTKEGHSPSPAALSAMEGLISSAVRKGHLSSLYVQPLLVKACPYIVPRSDWEARETHCPKMNLPAKYVIIIHTSGRVCNMSDECRLLVQDIQSLLMDRFNSCDIGYNFLVGQDGVLYEGVGWNVQGSHTAGYNDIALGIAFMGTFSGTPPNAAALEAAQNLIQCAVDEGYLDPNYLLVAQSDLIKTLSPGQALYNIISSWPHFKH
- the PGLYRP4 gene encoding peptidoglycan recognition protein 4 isoform X1; protein product: MLLWLRVFSVLGLGVWGDSPWDATRAKRMSEGLRYLFGNITQLIEKGKLGVNDISTVVSRKEWGVEAVGCGTHLTSPVNFLVTHHVPGLECHNQTICSQRLRELQAHHVHNNSWCDVAYNFLVGDDGRVYEGIGWDIQGMHTQGYNNISLGFAFFGTKEGHSPSPAALSAMEGLISSAVRKGHLSSLYVQPLLVKGEDCLAPLQKASPKKACPYIVPRSDWEARETHCPKMNLPAKYVIIIHTSGRVCNMSDECRLLVQDIQSLLMDRFNSCDIGYNFLVGQDGVLYEGVGWNVQGSHTAGYNDIALGIAFMGTFSGTPPNAAALEAAQNLIQCAVDEGYLDPNYLLVAQSDLIKTLSPGQALYNIISSWPHFKH